One part of the Bacillus sp. FJAT-45350 genome encodes these proteins:
- a CDS encoding DUF3006 domain-containing protein encodes MANYTVDRIEETIAILLLREDEMIQKEVPLKELPSEIKEGDMVDISFRDNGTISKPVIILENNTKQAKKKADALLQKILSKNKK; translated from the coding sequence ATGGCTAACTATACTGTTGACCGAATTGAAGAAACAATCGCTATTTTATTACTACGTGAGGATGAAATGATACAAAAAGAAGTACCACTAAAAGAACTGCCCTCAGAAATAAAGGAAGGTGACATGGTGGATATTTCTTTTAGAGATAATGGAACTATTAGTAAACCTGTGATTATCCTAGAAAATAATACAAAACAAGCAAAGAAAAAGGCAGACGCATTATTGCAAAAGATATTATCCAAAAACAAAAAGTAA
- a CDS encoding S-layer homology domain-containing protein: protein MRKVLLPLLLVFLFLFGCTNPDNLQNQDIGFDNANQNIKQLATGHGFSDTVDHWARNEITYLSNKNIVGGYPNGNFGPNDEIQRVHAALMLQRELEFATIDRPNPQFADVSPEHPYYELIATLADEGIITGYQGNFSPNAPLTRAEMAAILQRAYGLEGVGDFQFRDVSTGFWGHTPIQTLLANQITVGYTDGSFRPNSNITRAEFSVFMARVLDEQFKLPIEDIQVQGDLTVHFLDVGQGDSSLLLLPNGKTVLIDAGTQMAGQKVVSYLKQAGISSIDLVVATHAHADHIGGLLPIFEEFEIKQVLDSGRTHTTLTYLNYLELIDQMDIPFDIAEVGTELTIDPSVKMTVLNTGSEQKSLNDSSVSLKIDYNQISLLFTGDAEQLSEGEMTGNFDLSSQILQVGHHGSRTSSNPTFLDNAQPEVAILSYGEGNRYNHPHDDIVQRLKAYGATVYSTADSGDIIVVTDGVNYEVKNIPWNGTGNEGGSIGDEDSYVYPVNINTANEEELQLITGVGPVIAVRIIDYRQTHGPFTTIEEVLNVSGIGTNTFERMKAEITT, encoded by the coding sequence ATGAGGAAAGTATTACTGCCTCTACTTTTGGTTTTCTTATTTTTATTTGGATGTACCAACCCAGATAATCTACAAAATCAAGACATTGGTTTTGATAATGCGAATCAGAATATAAAACAATTGGCTACAGGTCATGGATTCAGTGATACCGTTGACCATTGGGCTAGAAATGAAATTACTTACTTAAGTAATAAAAATATAGTCGGTGGATACCCAAATGGGAACTTTGGGCCTAACGACGAAATTCAACGAGTTCATGCTGCTTTAATGTTGCAAAGAGAATTAGAGTTTGCAACAATAGATCGTCCAAATCCACAGTTCGCTGATGTAAGCCCTGAACATCCCTATTACGAGCTTATTGCTACTTTAGCTGATGAAGGAATCATTACAGGATATCAAGGAAACTTTTCTCCAAATGCTCCGTTAACGAGAGCAGAAATGGCAGCCATTTTACAAAGAGCCTATGGATTGGAAGGAGTAGGAGACTTTCAATTTAGAGATGTATCAACTGGATTTTGGGGCCACACACCTATACAAACACTACTAGCAAATCAAATTACAGTAGGCTATACTGATGGCTCTTTTAGACCTAATTCTAATATTACTAGAGCAGAATTTTCTGTATTTATGGCTAGGGTTTTAGATGAACAGTTTAAATTACCTATCGAAGACATACAAGTTCAAGGTGACTTAACAGTACATTTTCTCGATGTCGGACAAGGTGATTCATCATTACTCCTTTTACCTAATGGAAAAACTGTTTTAATTGATGCTGGTACACAAATGGCTGGTCAAAAAGTAGTTTCTTATCTGAAACAAGCTGGGATAAGCTCTATAGACCTAGTTGTAGCAACACATGCTCACGCTGACCATATCGGTGGATTACTCCCAATATTTGAGGAATTTGAAATTAAGCAAGTGTTAGACAGTGGGCGTACACATACAACTTTAACCTATTTAAATTATTTAGAGTTAATCGACCAAATGGACATTCCATTTGACATTGCCGAAGTGGGAACTGAACTTACTATTGATCCCTCTGTAAAGATGACAGTTTTAAACACAGGTTCTGAACAGAAAAGTTTAAATGATTCATCTGTTTCTTTAAAGATTGACTATAATCAGATTAGCTTACTCTTTACAGGTGATGCTGAGCAATTATCTGAAGGTGAAATGACAGGTAATTTTGATTTATCATCACAAATCCTTCAAGTCGGACATCACGGTTCGAGAACGTCTTCCAATCCTACATTCTTAGATAATGCGCAACCTGAAGTAGCTATTTTATCGTATGGAGAAGGTAATCGATATAACCATCCTCACGATGATATTGTACAGCGCTTAAAAGCATATGGAGCAACTGTTTATTCTACAGCAGATTCCGGAGACATTATTGTAGTAACTGATGGTGTTAATTACGAGGTGAAAAACATTCCATGGAACGGTACTGGAAACGAAGGTGGGTCTATTGGAGATGAAGATTCCTATGTTTATCCAGTCAATATTAACACCGCAAATGAAGAAGAATTACAACTGATTACAGGAGTAGGTCCAGTTATAGCAGTACGTATTATTGACTACAGACAAACACACGGTCCTTTTACAACAATTGAAGAAGTATTGAATGTCAGTGGAATTGGTACAAACACTTTTGAAAGAATGAAAGCTGAGATTACCACATAA
- a CDS encoding stalk domain-containing protein, with protein sequence MNVSLRLFLLIFIIAISTACGQNLGLDQQQHDQSTEQYQARGQQALFTITPQELDIIIRNNKVRMDVEPFIDNNFRTMVPVRFVTEELGYFVHWEPATRKVIIKGDKDIELIIGQNTALVNNNRIQMDTQAVLSNQRTFVPLRFISESLGNQVEWFQQSRTIGINLTNEARNAIHGQLTTPVQPPITGCVNINQANSDQLTSIIHIDSERANEIIRLRPFNSLNDLTRVRGIGPARVNDITNERVACIR encoded by the coding sequence ATGAACGTATCTCTTAGACTTTTTTTGCTGATTTTCATTATTGCTATCTCGACAGCATGCGGCCAGAATCTAGGATTGGATCAACAGCAACACGATCAGTCTACAGAACAATATCAAGCGCGGGGACAACAAGCATTATTTACAATTACACCACAGGAATTAGATATTATTATTAGAAATAATAAAGTTCGTATGGATGTTGAACCTTTTATCGATAATAATTTTCGAACGATGGTTCCAGTTAGGTTTGTAACAGAGGAATTAGGTTACTTTGTACACTGGGAACCTGCCACTAGAAAAGTAATTATTAAAGGTGACAAAGATATCGAGTTAATAATCGGTCAAAATACTGCTTTAGTTAACAACAATCGAATCCAAATGGATACACAAGCTGTCCTAAGTAATCAAAGAACCTTCGTACCACTTCGCTTTATAAGTGAAAGCTTAGGAAACCAGGTTGAATGGTTTCAACAATCAAGAACAATCGGTATTAATCTAACTAACGAAGCCCGAAATGCTATACACGGGCAGTTAACTACACCAGTACAACCACCAATCACTGGTTGTGTGAATATTAATCAGGCAAACAGTGATCAGCTAACATCAATTATTCATATTGATAGTGAAAGAGCAAATGAAATTATTCGATTGAGACCATTTAATTCACTCAATGACCTTACGCGTGTTCGAGGAATTGGTCCAGCAAGAGTAAATGACATTACAAATGAAAGAGTAGCTTGCATTAGATAG
- a CDS encoding acetyl-CoA C-acetyltransferase, whose protein sequence is MQDIYILNGSRTPFGSFTGSLKCVEATKLGEISAKEALIRANVLPEEIDNIVYGNVIHSDTNAAYLARHIGLKTGVPQSTPALTVNRLCGSGLQAVISAAQSMLTRDSKIALVGGAENMSRAPYSHFTHRFQGQKMGNLEFQDMLTGTLTDNYCKIGMGITAENLAEKFNITREAQDNYALLSQTRTETARLNRELQAEITPITIKNRDGTTTVIDQDEHPKPQASLVDLSRLKPAFKKDGTVTAGNASGINDGAASLVIADEDYIKRNEKKPLCKIVSWGISGVDPAHMGIGPVPAIQSALKKAGLMIKDIDLFEINEAFAAQYLAVEKELGLDQEKTNVNGGAIALGHPVGASGTRILLTLAYQLQRRGLKFGVASLCIGGGQGIAMIIQNMQK, encoded by the coding sequence TTGCAAGACATTTATATACTCAACGGTTCAAGAACACCCTTCGGCTCCTTTACAGGCTCTCTCAAGTGCGTTGAAGCCACAAAGTTAGGTGAAATATCAGCAAAGGAAGCATTAATACGCGCCAATGTGCTTCCTGAAGAAATCGACAATATTGTTTACGGCAACGTGATTCATTCCGATACCAATGCAGCCTACTTAGCTCGGCACATCGGCCTGAAAACAGGAGTTCCGCAATCAACACCTGCATTAACAGTGAATAGATTATGCGGCTCTGGTTTGCAAGCGGTCATAAGTGCTGCGCAAAGTATGTTAACAAGAGATTCTAAAATCGCACTCGTAGGCGGGGCTGAAAACATGTCAAGAGCCCCCTACTCTCATTTCACCCATCGATTCCAAGGGCAGAAAATGGGTAATCTAGAATTTCAAGATATGCTAACTGGCACGCTCACCGATAACTATTGCAAGATAGGAATGGGAATCACAGCAGAGAATTTAGCAGAAAAGTTTAACATAACGAGAGAAGCTCAGGACAACTATGCCCTGCTAAGCCAGACACGAACCGAAACGGCAAGATTAAATAGGGAACTCCAGGCAGAAATAACACCTATTACAATTAAAAATAGGGACGGCACCACCACCGTTATCGACCAAGACGAACATCCTAAACCACAGGCATCATTAGTAGACTTATCTCGACTGAAACCAGCTTTTAAAAAGGATGGTACTGTAACAGCTGGAAATGCGAGTGGGATTAACGACGGAGCAGCTTCCCTTGTCATCGCGGATGAAGATTACATCAAAAGAAATGAAAAGAAGCCTTTATGTAAAATCGTCTCCTGGGGTATATCAGGTGTGGATCCAGCTCATATGGGTATCGGACCTGTCCCTGCAATCCAATCGGCCTTAAAAAAAGCAGGTCTAATGATAAAAGATATTGATTTATTTGAAATCAATGAGGCTTTTGCGGCACAGTATCTGGCAGTTGAAAAGGAGCTTGGACTAGACCAGGAGAAAACAAATGTTAATGGCGGTGCCATTGCTTTAGGTCACCCAGTTGGAGCAAGTGGTACGAGAATTTTGCTAACCCTTGCCTATCAACTGCAGCGACGAGGTCTTAAATTCGGTGTCGCAAGCTTATGCATTGGCGGTGGTCAAGGCATTGCAATGATAATCCAAAACATGCAGAAGTAA
- a CDS encoding ATP-dependent acyl-CoA ligase, with amino-acid sequence MSQYFNTIPQLLKHNVSTYPSKTFLRFKDKQYTYLETNQEANKVANFLKTVGVKKGDHVALLLKNSPDFLFIWFGIAKLGAVMVPINYHIKGESLEYILDHSDSSIAIVEPAFVEQTKAVADKELTIISLEDIRSAKDLENTQRDEVPLRQEDPMSIIYTSGTTGLPKGVVLPHFSYVNTAANFLNEIADINEEDILYTCLPLFHCNAQQLSVMGTMLAGAQLALSEKFSASKFWSEIHHYQATIFNYIGSILTVLYKQPYSKFEINNTITKTFGGAAPKEIWAEFEDRFDIKVMEGFGLTETATVCLCNPTDDVRLGSIGKPLSNVEVKIFDENEKEAPPNTEGQICVRELKPHTIFKGYYKMPDKTEEAMKGGWFHTGDRGTQDENGYFYFKDRMKDCIRYRGENISSYEIERIINKHPDVKESAAIGVPSELSEEDVKVILVPQENKTIDFPAFIRYCEDRMAYYMVPRYVEIKDTLPKTATERVQKYELRNEGIDNAWDRIKEGIKLTRK; translated from the coding sequence ATGTCACAATATTTTAATACTATCCCCCAACTACTGAAACACAACGTTTCTACTTATCCGTCTAAAACCTTTTTAAGATTTAAAGACAAACAGTATACCTATTTAGAAACCAATCAAGAAGCAAATAAAGTAGCAAATTTTCTTAAGACGGTTGGAGTGAAAAAAGGAGACCATGTCGCTTTACTATTAAAAAACTCTCCTGATTTTCTGTTTATCTGGTTTGGTATCGCTAAGCTAGGTGCCGTCATGGTCCCTATCAATTATCATATCAAAGGAGAAAGCTTAGAATACATTCTTGATCACTCTGACTCTAGTATCGCAATCGTAGAACCGGCCTTCGTGGAGCAAACAAAGGCTGTTGCAGATAAAGAGTTAACAATCATTAGTTTAGAAGATATACGTTCCGCTAAAGATTTGGAAAATACCCAACGAGATGAGGTCCCTTTACGCCAGGAAGACCCTATGTCTATCATCTATACTTCCGGCACTACTGGATTACCTAAAGGAGTCGTTCTCCCCCACTTTTCTTATGTGAATACAGCAGCCAACTTCCTAAATGAAATAGCTGATATTAACGAGGAGGATATTCTTTATACTTGTCTTCCATTATTCCATTGCAATGCTCAACAGCTTTCTGTCATGGGAACTATGCTCGCAGGTGCACAGCTTGCCCTATCTGAAAAGTTCAGTGCGAGTAAATTCTGGAGTGAAATTCATCACTATCAGGCGACGATTTTTAACTATATCGGCTCCATTTTAACCGTCTTATATAAACAGCCTTACTCAAAATTTGAAATAAACAATACGATTACCAAAACATTTGGGGGAGCTGCACCAAAAGAAATTTGGGCTGAATTTGAAGACAGATTTGACATTAAAGTCATGGAGGGATTTGGATTAACGGAAACAGCTACAGTCTGTCTATGTAACCCGACAGATGACGTCCGCTTAGGCTCCATTGGTAAACCTTTATCCAATGTTGAAGTGAAAATATTCGACGAAAATGAAAAGGAAGCACCTCCAAACACAGAAGGGCAAATTTGTGTAAGAGAGCTCAAACCACACACCATATTTAAAGGCTATTATAAAATGCCTGACAAAACAGAGGAAGCAATGAAAGGCGGCTGGTTTCATACCGGTGATCGTGGTACGCAAGATGAGAATGGTTACTTTTATTTTAAAGATAGAATGAAAGATTGCATCAGATATCGAGGGGAAAACATCTCTTCCTATGAAATTGAAAGAATCATCAATAAGCATCCAGACGTTAAGGAATCTGCGGCAATCGGTGTTCCATCAGAATTATCTGAAGAAGATGTAAAAGTCATCCTCGTTCCACAAGAAAATAAAACGATCGATTTCCCTGCGTTTATCCGATACTGCGAAGACCGGATGGCGTATTATATGGTCCCTAGATACGTGGAAATTAAAGATACCCTACCAAAAACAGCGACGGAACGTGTTCAGAAGTATGAATTACGTAATGAAGGAATTGACAATGCATGGGACCGTATCAAAGAAGGCATCAAGTTAACAAGAAAATAA
- a CDS encoding short-chain fatty acid transporter: MLYHIANRFKVGVEKYLPDAFVFAIILTVMAYFLALFLTPSGPFELVEFWYAGFWDFLAFAMQMVVILVAGYCLAIAPSVQRGIIRLATIPKNPGVAVMSTVIVSALAAFISWGFGLILGPIFARELARNIKGVDYRVLIAAAFCGAMAMLPISLTITAPLLVNTPGHPLEETIGLIPLSQTIFSPQLMIPALLSVIVFALLFKKMHPNTQDTIPFVETKPSASSQAEQESGAALATEPPTIAERLDNSKILTYIIVIAGLSWIGYYFFTNGLDLNINFANFLLIIVGMALHKTPRNYMKAISKAVTSTGGIIIQFPFYAGIMGIMASSGLISIIAGWFVSISTEATLPLFVYLAACLTNIFVPSAGGQWAVQGPIMIEAAQKLNVDVAAIVNAVTIGDVTTNMFQPFWALPALGIAGLSIRDIWGYCLIAMIIYLIISSVSMLLFI; encoded by the coding sequence ATGTTATACCATATTGCAAACCGCTTTAAAGTCGGAGTAGAAAAGTATTTACCTGATGCATTCGTTTTTGCGATTATTCTTACGGTTATGGCCTACTTCTTAGCGCTGTTCCTTACACCATCTGGCCCATTTGAATTAGTAGAATTTTGGTACGCAGGATTTTGGGACTTCTTAGCGTTCGCAATGCAGATGGTCGTTATTCTTGTAGCAGGTTACTGTTTAGCCATCGCACCTAGTGTTCAAAGAGGTATCATCCGTTTAGCAACTATTCCAAAAAATCCTGGAGTCGCCGTTATGAGTACTGTAATCGTAAGTGCTTTAGCAGCGTTTATCAGCTGGGGATTTGGTCTCATTTTAGGGCCAATATTTGCAAGAGAATTAGCTAGAAACATCAAAGGGGTAGATTATCGAGTACTTATTGCAGCTGCATTTTGTGGAGCTATGGCAATGCTACCAATCTCATTAACTATTACGGCACCATTGTTAGTAAACACACCAGGACATCCTCTTGAAGAAACTATTGGTCTCATTCCTTTATCACAGACAATTTTTAGCCCGCAGTTAATGATCCCTGCCCTTCTTTCTGTTATTGTTTTCGCTTTGTTATTTAAGAAGATGCACCCTAATACCCAGGATACGATTCCTTTTGTGGAAACAAAGCCTAGCGCTTCAAGTCAGGCCGAGCAAGAGTCTGGTGCGGCACTAGCTACAGAGCCTCCAACTATTGCGGAGCGACTGGATAACAGTAAGATACTAACATACATTATCGTCATTGCAGGTTTGAGCTGGATAGGTTACTACTTCTTTACAAATGGCCTCGACTTAAACATTAACTTTGCGAACTTTTTACTAATTATTGTAGGGATGGCATTACACAAGACACCTAGAAATTATATGAAGGCAATTTCGAAAGCGGTTACATCTACGGGGGGAATTATTATTCAATTTCCGTTCTACGCAGGGATTATGGGGATTATGGCAAGCTCTGGACTGATTAGTATCATCGCCGGCTGGTTTGTCTCCATCTCTACAGAAGCTACACTGCCGTTGTTTGTCTATCTAGCAGCGTGTTTAACAAATATTTTCGTTCCTTCCGCAGGAGGCCAGTGGGCTGTGCAAGGACCTATTATGATTGAAGCAGCGCAAAAATTAAATGTTGATGTTGCTGCAATCGTTAACGCAGTTACGATAGGTGACGTCACTACGAATATGTTCCAGCCATTCTGGGCACTTCCTGCACTAGGTATTGCAGGTCTTAGCATTCGCGACATCTGGGGGTATTGCCTAATTGCGATGATCATATATCTCATCATCTCGTCTGTTAGCATGCTTCTCTTTATTTAA
- a CDS encoding sigma-54 interaction domain-containing protein, with protein sequence MLLFNSPHFQATDVDEVVKLFHEIFNTSNDGMYVCDNKGRSILFNKAFLTISGIEERLLYEYSVFELVQKNYAPNSCAAVTLQTKEKHHTIIDYYNGKKGILTSTPIKNENGDIVCVVSNVRDITELNRMQQELEEARNLNYKYKETLYQIQGEINREKSIVYCSKSMQKIVSLAFRLSKNDSPVLILGESGVGKDVLARYIHKESGRSGPFVTINCGAIPDHLLESELFGYEKGAFTGANQSKVGLFELAHKGTIFLDEIGDLPFALQVKLLTVLQDQKFRRVGGTQSIEVDMRIVAATNNDLEKLIAEKKFREDLYYRLNVLQLGVPPLRERPDDVPALAFHFLKELNEKYIGDKKLQSDTIECLSKYPWPGNIRELKNILERTYHLSETDKIGAETLPEKVRVYNRDLEWNKVDVVVEAKEVASKIEDIPLKEAIHLYEREYIKQKLIESRTLNECAQKLKIDISTLIRKRNKLGIQK encoded by the coding sequence ATGTTATTGTTTAACTCACCACATTTTCAGGCGACGGATGTAGATGAGGTTGTGAAATTATTCCATGAAATTTTTAACACTTCTAATGATGGGATGTATGTCTGTGATAATAAAGGACGTAGTATATTATTTAATAAAGCATTTTTAACTATTTCAGGAATAGAAGAAAGGTTGTTGTATGAGTATAGTGTTTTTGAGCTTGTACAGAAAAATTATGCACCTAACTCCTGCGCTGCTGTTACCTTGCAGACAAAGGAAAAGCATCACACAATAATTGATTACTATAATGGGAAGAAGGGAATACTTACTTCTACTCCAATAAAAAATGAAAATGGGGACATCGTTTGTGTTGTTTCTAATGTAAGAGATATTACGGAGTTAAATAGGATGCAACAGGAACTTGAAGAGGCAAGAAACTTGAATTACAAATACAAAGAGACTCTCTATCAAATCCAAGGAGAGATAAATCGGGAAAAGAGCATTGTTTATTGCAGTAAAAGCATGCAGAAAATTGTTTCTTTAGCATTCCGATTATCTAAAAATGATTCTCCTGTTCTAATTTTAGGTGAATCAGGAGTTGGGAAGGATGTCTTAGCTAGATATATTCATAAAGAAAGTGGACGTTCAGGCCCTTTTGTAACAATTAATTGTGGTGCAATACCAGATCATTTGCTTGAATCTGAGTTATTTGGTTACGAAAAAGGTGCCTTTACAGGTGCTAATCAGTCAAAAGTGGGTCTTTTTGAACTAGCTCATAAAGGAACGATTTTTTTAGATGAGATAGGGGATTTGCCATTCGCTCTTCAAGTGAAGTTATTAACTGTGCTACAAGATCAAAAGTTTAGGAGAGTTGGAGGGACGCAGTCCATAGAAGTTGATATGCGAATCGTAGCTGCAACTAATAATGATCTGGAAAAATTGATTGCGGAAAAAAAGTTTCGTGAGGATTTGTATTACCGGTTAAACGTTCTTCAACTAGGAGTTCCGCCATTGAGAGAAAGACCAGATGATGTACCAGCATTAGCATTTCATTTCTTGAAGGAATTAAATGAAAAGTATATTGGTGATAAAAAGCTGCAATCTGATACGATTGAGTGCCTTTCTAAGTACCCATGGCCTGGGAATATACGAGAGTTAAAGAACATTTTAGAGAGAACTTATCATCTTAGTGAAACAGATAAAATCGGAGCTGAAACATTGCCAGAAAAAGTAAGGGTTTACAATAGAGATTTGGAGTGGAACAAGGTGGATGTTGTTGTAGAGGCGAAAGAGGTGGCTTCAAAGATTGAGGATATTCCTTTAAAAGAGGCGATACACTTATATGAGAGGGAGTATATTAAGCAAAAGTTAATAGAATCCAGAACCTTAAACGAATGTGCACAAAAGCTGAAGATTGATATCTCGACACTAATAAGGAAACGAAACAAGCTAGGGATACAGAAGTAG
- a CDS encoding 3-hydroxyacyl-CoA dehydrogenase has product MNSKESIAIVTGGASGLGEAVVRNIVEQGGRSAILDLDVERGQALTEELGNQVIFVKTDVTDELSVQHALSETIDAFGSINTVVNCAGIGIATKVLSKKGVHDLNLFSKVIQVNLVGTFNVIRLASEKMIDNEINENNERGVIINTASVAAFEGQIGQAAYSASKGGVVSLTLPIARELAAYGIRVMTVAPGLFETPMFASLPEDSRKALGAMTPFPSRLGAPREYAQLTQSIIENPMLNGEVIRLDGAIRMQPK; this is encoded by the coding sequence ATGAATAGTAAAGAATCGATTGCAATTGTTACTGGAGGAGCTTCAGGATTAGGGGAAGCGGTCGTACGTAATATCGTAGAGCAGGGTGGAAGATCAGCAATATTGGATTTAGATGTTGAAAGAGGGCAAGCTTTAACAGAAGAGCTTGGTAACCAAGTAATTTTCGTGAAAACTGATGTAACTGACGAATTAAGTGTGCAACATGCTTTATCTGAAACAATAGATGCATTTGGGTCTATAAATACAGTTGTGAATTGTGCGGGCATTGGTATTGCGACAAAAGTGTTAAGTAAAAAAGGTGTGCATGATCTTAATTTGTTTTCAAAGGTTATTCAAGTTAATCTAGTTGGTACGTTTAATGTAATAAGATTAGCTTCTGAAAAGATGATAGATAATGAGATTAATGAAAATAATGAGCGTGGAGTTATTATTAATACAGCTTCTGTAGCGGCATTTGAAGGTCAAATTGGTCAAGCGGCATATAGTGCTTCTAAAGGCGGTGTAGTCAGCCTAACCTTACCTATTGCACGTGAGTTAGCGGCTTATGGAATAAGGGTAATGACTGTTGCTCCAGGGTTATTTGAAACTCCAATGTTTGCATCATTACCAGAAGACAGCCGTAAAGCACTAGGGGCGATGACACCGTTTCCTTCTCGACTTGGAGCACCAAGAGAATATGCACAGCTAACTCAATCTATCATAGAAAATCCGATGCTTAACGGTGAGGTAATCAGGCTTGACGGTGCAATCAGAATGCAACCGAAATAA